A single region of the Novosphingobium sp. SL115 genome encodes:
- a CDS encoding UbiH/UbiF/VisC/COQ6 family ubiquinone biosynthesis hydroxylase — translation MSELSADVVILGGGLVGMTLAIGLAKAGISSHVVDNSDPAAQTAEGFDGRASAISTASWNLYTNLGMADELAAKGCPIAAIAVTDAMKPGRIDFKPGEGDGSLGRMYANRDLRIAMYAAAAREQAISFHPNAHVVSRERGEHGVAVTLADGRVLKGRLLVGAEGRKSPTRDEAGFTPAHWDYGHRAIITGLSHEKPHDNVAWEVFYPAGPFALLPLLDAADGTHRSALVWTVAEKDAAAVLAMPDDMFLNEVHQRMQGIFGKISLASPRTSYPLNFHHTAKIVENRLALVGDAAHGMHPIAGQGLNVGLRDVAALVEVLADGARLGLDVGDAQLLARYERWRAVDTFMVAGATDVLTRLFGLPGRVPSAIRRFGMAGVQRISPLKRWFMDEARGMSGDLPKLLRAA, via the coding sequence ATGAGTGAACTTTCCGCCGATGTGGTGATTCTGGGCGGTGGCCTTGTTGGCATGACGCTGGCTATCGGTCTCGCCAAGGCCGGGATCAGCAGCCATGTGGTCGACAATTCCGACCCTGCGGCACAGACAGCGGAAGGTTTTGACGGGCGCGCTTCGGCCATTTCGACCGCAAGCTGGAACCTTTACACCAACCTTGGCATGGCCGACGAACTGGCCGCCAAGGGGTGCCCGATTGCCGCGATTGCGGTGACCGACGCGATGAAGCCGGGGCGGATCGATTTCAAGCCGGGCGAAGGCGACGGTTCGCTGGGCCGCATGTATGCCAACCGTGACTTGCGCATTGCCATGTATGCCGCCGCCGCACGCGAACAGGCGATCAGCTTTCATCCCAATGCCCACGTCGTGTCGCGTGAACGCGGCGAGCATGGCGTGGCGGTGACGCTGGCCGACGGGCGCGTGCTGAAAGGGCGGCTGCTGGTGGGGGCAGAAGGGCGCAAGTCGCCCACGCGCGACGAGGCGGGCTTTACCCCAGCACACTGGGATTATGGCCACCGGGCTATCATTACCGGGCTTTCCCATGAAAAGCCGCATGACAACGTCGCTTGGGAAGTGTTTTATCCTGCTGGTCCTTTTGCCCTGCTGCCATTGCTGGATGCCGCAGATGGGACGCACCGGTCGGCGCTGGTTTGGACCGTGGCGGAAAAGGATGCTGCCGCCGTTCTGGCCATGCCGGACGATATGTTCCTGAACGAAGTGCATCAGCGGATGCAGGGTATCTTTGGCAAGATCAGCCTTGCCAGCCCGCGCACGTCCTATCCGTTGAACTTCCACCACACGGCAAAGATCGTTGAGAACCGGCTGGCGCTGGTGGGCGATGCCGCGCACGGGATGCACCCGATTGCCGGACAGGGCCTGAACGTGGGCCTGCGCGACGTGGCGGCGCTGGTCGAAGTGTTGGCCGATGGGGCGCGGCTGGGACTGGACGTGGGCGATGCCCAGCTACTGGCCCGTTACGAACGCTGGCGCGCGGTGGACACGTTCATGGTGGCAGGCGCGACCGATGTTCTGACGCGGCTGTTCGGCCTGCCGGGGCGGGTGCCGTCGGCCATCCGCCGGTTCGGTATGGCAGGGGTACAGCGGATAAGCCCGCTGAAGCGCTGGTTCATGGATGAAGCGCGCGGGATGAGTGGAGATTTGCCGAAGCTGCTGCGCGCGGCCTGA
- the hemC gene encoding hydroxymethylbilane synthase codes for MTKAHPETPLKLGTRRSPLAMAQAEEARARLCAAHGWDESMVELVPVTASGDKIQDRPLAEIGGKALWTKELDAWLSTGEIDFAVHSMKDVETIRPETFTIAAVLPRADVRDVLVGAASIHAIPPGARVGTSAPRRAAQMLHARPDLTIVGFRGNVATRLAKLQAGEADVTLLAAAGLQRLGETGVGHLLSQFEWLPAPAQGAIGIECLGARVDVMGWLSAIDDIPSHDAIRAERALLLALGGNCHSPIAVLTSHHETSLTLRAALFSPDGAERVEASETFAPGDAEGPARLAHRLLAQSPDAIRVHFSGE; via the coding sequence ATGACCAAAGCTCATCCAGAAACGCCGCTAAAGCTCGGAACCCGCCGCTCTCCCCTTGCCATGGCGCAGGCCGAGGAGGCGCGCGCGCGCCTGTGTGCGGCGCACGGATGGGACGAATCGATGGTCGAACTGGTGCCGGTTACCGCCAGTGGCGACAAGATTCAGGACCGTCCGCTGGCCGAAATCGGCGGCAAGGCGCTGTGGACCAAGGAACTGGACGCATGGCTGTCCACCGGCGAAATCGACTTTGCCGTCCATTCCATGAAGGACGTGGAAACCATCCGTCCTGAAACATTCACCATTGCCGCCGTTCTTCCGCGTGCCGACGTGCGTGACGTGCTGGTGGGCGCGGCCTCCATCCATGCGATCCCGCCCGGTGCGCGCGTCGGCACCAGCGCCCCGCGCCGCGCCGCGCAAATGCTCCACGCCCGGCCAGACCTGACCATCGTTGGCTTTCGCGGCAATGTCGCCACCCGCCTTGCCAAGTTGCAGGCGGGCGAAGCTGATGTGACGTTGCTGGCCGCGGCCGGGCTGCAACGCCTTGGCGAAACCGGCGTCGGCCATCTTCTGTCGCAGTTCGAATGGCTACCCGCCCCTGCACAGGGGGCCATCGGCATCGAATGCCTTGGCGCGCGGGTCGATGTGATGGGCTGGCTTTCCGCGATTGATGACATCCCCAGCCATGATGCAATCCGCGCCGAGCGCGCGCTATTGCTGGCGCTGGGCGGCAATTGCCACAGCCCGATTGCCGTGTTGACCAGCCATCACGAAACGTCTCTGACGCTGCGCGCCGCGCTGTTCAGCCCTGACGGGGCGGAGCGCGTGGAAGCGAGCGAGACCTTCGCGCCCGGCGACGCAGAAGGCCCCGCCCGCCTTGCCCATCGCCTGCTGGCGCAATCGCCCGACGCCATCAGGGTGCATTTCAGCGGGGAATGA
- a CDS encoding uroporphyrinogen-III synthase, whose amino-acid sequence MSGLPVFVIRPEPGNAATVAAARAQGLDARGFPLFTIAAQPWSLPDGPFDAILAGSANIFRHGGPLLDALKAVPVIAVGETTADTARAHGFAVESVGEGGLQPVVETLTPGRYLRLAGEDRVTLTPHSGVRIETSVVYAAQPHPLPPEMAQALAHGGVVLLHSGAAARHLSQYCEMAEIPRKQLRLACLAPRIASMAGEGWGQIGVASARTDMDLLELAKRMCQ is encoded by the coding sequence ATGAGCGGGCTGCCGGTCTTCGTTATCCGCCCCGAACCGGGCAATGCAGCCACCGTTGCGGCGGCGCGGGCGCAGGGTCTTGATGCGCGGGGCTTTCCGCTGTTTACGATCGCAGCGCAGCCATGGTCCCTGCCTGACGGCCCCTTCGACGCGATCCTTGCAGGCAGCGCCAATATTTTCCGCCACGGGGGGCCTTTGCTCGATGCGCTGAAAGCCGTGCCAGTGATCGCCGTGGGCGAAACCACTGCCGATACCGCGCGTGCGCATGGCTTTGCTGTAGAGAGCGTTGGCGAAGGTGGATTGCAGCCGGTGGTCGAAACGCTGACACCGGGGCGATACCTGCGACTGGCCGGAGAAGACCGCGTTACGCTGACCCCACACTCTGGCGTGCGAATCGAAACTTCGGTGGTTTACGCGGCCCAACCCCATCCGCTTCCGCCCGAAATGGCGCAGGCCTTGGCACACGGCGGCGTCGTTCTATTGCATTCCGGCGCGGCGGCACGGCATCTGTCCCAATATTGCGAAATGGCTGAAATTCCCCGAAAACAGCTGCGCCTTGCCTGTCTGGCCCCACGTATCGCCAGCATGGCGGGCGAAGGCTGGGGACAAATCGGCGTGGCGTCGGCCCGAACCGATATGGACCTTCTGGAACTTGCCAAACGAATGTGCCAGTAG
- a CDS encoding SDR family NAD(P)-dependent oxidoreductase has protein sequence MDTPRYSLEGRIALITGASSGLGAHFARLYAAAGAAVVIGARRVERVAALADEINGAGGRAQAVALDVTDEASIIAAFDAAEAGLGVPDVVVANAGIVEAGRSVDLPADAMRRVVDTNFNGVYLTAREGARRMIAAGSRQSEKGRIILTGSITAHMTATGDAAYAATKLAVQHLGRQFAREWARLGINVNVIQPGYIRTEIDGEWFDTDGGKAQIGSWPRKRLTEINALDDMMLFFASDASRQVTGTHISVDDAQSL, from the coding sequence ATGGACACGCCCCGCTATTCGCTTGAAGGCCGCATTGCGCTGATAACCGGGGCATCTTCCGGGCTGGGCGCGCATTTTGCCCGACTTTATGCGGCGGCAGGTGCTGCGGTGGTCATTGGTGCGCGTCGGGTTGAGCGCGTTGCGGCCTTGGCGGATGAGATCAATGGGGCAGGTGGCCGCGCGCAGGCGGTGGCGCTGGACGTGACCGACGAGGCGTCGATCATTGCCGCCTTCGACGCGGCCGAAGCGGGCCTTGGCGTGCCTGATGTGGTGGTGGCTAATGCAGGCATCGTTGAAGCGGGGCGATCGGTCGATTTGCCGGCGGATGCCATGCGCCGCGTGGTCGATACCAATTTCAACGGGGTTTATCTGACCGCGCGCGAAGGGGCGCGGCGGATGATCGCTGCCGGATCGCGGCAGAGCGAGAAGGGGCGGATCATCCTGACCGGATCGATCACTGCGCATATGACCGCCACTGGCGATGCCGCCTATGCCGCGACCAAGCTGGCGGTGCAGCACCTTGGCCGCCAGTTCGCGCGCGAATGGGCGCGGCTGGGGATCAACGTCAACGTGATCCAGCCCGGCTATATCCGCACCGAAATTGATGGCGAATGGTTCGATACCGACGGCGGCAAGGCGCAGATCGGATCATGGCCGCGCAAGCGCCTGACCGAAATCAACGCGCTGGATGACATGATGCTGTTCTTTGCATCCGACGCATCGCGGCAGGTGACCGGCACGCATATCTCGGTGGATGACGCGCAGAGCCTGTAA
- a CDS encoding protein-disulfide reductase DsbD family protein: MPIRKMAGFNTLRIIAMFMTALWLMVVPASAAPNHMQASLLAEGPVQPGGTVTLALLMKPEKGWHGYWSNPGDAGYGLTLNWTLPTGASAGAMQFPVPQTLLVQGLMNHVYEHDYAVLVPLTVPANARPGTLLPISVKAQWLVCTETICVPERAELTGTVSVGNGSTDARFATWRAALPAPLDRQGAFALTDKALRVALPFPASAPLDAPHLFASTEGLVNYAAPQRFFRKGDVLVVEVPLAKTPVPGQRVDGVLAMGKDAGGISFAAVPGTVPTGGDEVGGAAFSLSVLGLALIGAFLGGLILNIMPCVFPILSLKALALARGNSHNARGEGLAYTAGVVLACLLLGGAMLALRAGGEQVGWAFQLQEPGVVAVLLLLAVAITANFAGLYEMPGLSVERGAGSSGAFGTGLLAAFVATPCTGPFMAAAMGAALVLPWWAALGVFAALGLGLALPFLLLGFVPALRHLLPKPGGWMERFRRWMALPMGLTALALGWLAWRIGGAQFAAAAVALSATLVVLLAFAGKGQRGGRGVMAWTLPALLALGTAAFAGTPRLATASAGEAGGLLAAKPFSAGALADARKAGKPVFAYFTADWCLSCKVNEGTSIERESTKAAFDKAGVLVMVGDWTRRDPEISKFLNAQGAAGVPLYLWYPAGGGEPQQLPQVLTPDLLAGLPN, encoded by the coding sequence ATGCCGATACGCAAAATGGCCGGGTTCAATACCTTGCGCATCATAGCCATGTTTATGACGGCGCTGTGGCTGATGGTTGTTCCTGCATCCGCCGCGCCCAATCACATGCAGGCATCGCTGCTGGCCGAAGGACCGGTGCAACCTGGCGGCACAGTCACGCTGGCACTGCTGATGAAGCCTGAAAAGGGCTGGCACGGCTATTGGTCCAACCCCGGCGACGCGGGCTATGGCCTGACGCTGAACTGGACCCTGCCCACCGGTGCCAGCGCCGGGGCCATGCAGTTCCCCGTGCCGCAGACCTTGCTGGTGCAGGGCCTGATGAACCACGTTTACGAACACGATTACGCGGTGCTGGTGCCGCTGACGGTGCCCGCCAATGCCCGCCCCGGCACGCTGCTGCCCATATCGGTCAAAGCGCAATGGCTGGTCTGCACCGAAACCATTTGCGTGCCCGAACGCGCAGAGCTGACCGGCACGGTTTCGGTGGGCAACGGCAGCACTGACGCCCGCTTTGCCACATGGCGCGCCGCCCTGCCCGCTCCGCTTGACCGACAAGGCGCTTTCGCGCTGACCGACAAGGCGCTGCGCGTGGCCCTGCCCTTCCCCGCTTCGGCCCCGCTTGATGCGCCGCACCTGTTCGCGTCGACCGAAGGGCTGGTGAACTATGCCGCGCCGCAGCGCTTTTTCCGCAAGGGCGATGTGCTGGTGGTCGAAGTCCCGCTGGCCAAGACGCCTGTGCCCGGCCAACGGGTCGATGGCGTGCTTGCCATGGGCAAGGATGCAGGCGGCATCAGCTTTGCCGCCGTGCCCGGCACCGTGCCCACCGGCGGCGATGAAGTGGGCGGTGCGGCCTTTTCCCTTTCGGTTCTGGGCCTTGCGCTGATCGGCGCGTTTCTGGGCGGGTTGATCCTCAACATCATGCCCTGCGTCTTCCCGATCCTCAGCCTGAAGGCCCTGGCGCTGGCGCGCGGCAATTCGCACAACGCACGCGGCGAAGGACTCGCCTATACGGCGGGCGTGGTGCTGGCCTGCCTGCTGCTGGGCGGCGCGATGCTGGCTTTGCGCGCAGGGGGCGAACAGGTGGGCTGGGCCTTCCAGTTGCAGGAACCGGGCGTTGTCGCCGTGCTGCTGCTGCTGGCCGTGGCGATCACCGCCAACTTTGCCGGACTTTACGAAATGCCCGGCCTTTCGGTGGAACGGGGCGCGGGATCATCCGGCGCGTTCGGCACGGGACTGCTGGCCGCTTTCGTCGCCACGCCCTGCACCGGGCCGTTCATGGCCGCGGCCATGGGGGCGGCGCTGGTGCTGCCATGGTGGGCGGCGCTGGGCGTGTTCGCCGCGCTGGGCCTTGGTCTTGCCCTGCCCTTCCTGCTGCTGGGCTTCGTGCCCGCCTTGCGCCATCTGCTGCCCAAACCGGGCGGATGGATGGAACGCTTCCGCCGCTGGATGGCGCTGCCAATGGGGCTTACCGCACTGGCGCTGGGCTGGCTGGCATGGCGCATCGGTGGGGCGCAGTTTGCCGCTGCTGCCGTGGCGCTGTCCGCCACGCTGGTCGTGCTGCTGGCCTTCGCGGGCAAGGGCCAGCGCGGGGGCCGGGGCGTCATGGCATGGACGCTGCCCGCCTTGCTGGCCTTGGGTACCGCAGCATTTGCCGGAACGCCTCGCCTTGCCACCGCCAGCGCTGGCGAAGCGGGCGGCCTGCTGGCGGCCAAGCCGTTCTCCGCAGGCGCTCTTGCCGATGCGCGCAAAGCCGGAAAGCCGGTGTTTGCCTATTTCACCGCCGACTGGTGCCTGTCGTGCAAAGTCAACGAGGGCACATCGATCGAGCGCGAAAGCACCAAAGCCGCGTTCGACAAGGCTGGCGTGCTGGTCATGGTGGGCGACTGGACCCGCCGCGATCCTGAAATCTCGAAATTTCTGAATGCCCAAGGCGCGGCAGGCGTGCCGCTATACCTGTGGTATCCGGCAGGCGGCGGAGAGCCGCAGCAATTGCCGCAAGTGCTCACGCCCGACCTGCTGGCGGGCCTTCCAAACTGA
- a CDS encoding alkaline phosphatase family protein, with product MAQEAAKPAVSQQVPTGAPRLLVAISIDQFSADIFAQYRQRFTGGLARLTQGAVFPAGYQSHAATETCPGHSTILTGNRPAHTGIIANSWIDQSVAVGPKVVYCAEDVAKRTAGSRDYVASPVHLLVPTLGEWMKQANPAARNIAVSGKDRGALMMGGHDIDQVYWWKGKGFTTLAGREIGPMAVAQNAEITRVLTKGAGEFPLPAYCGRADRAVKAGDVSVGNGHFALKAGDADSFRTSPRLDRATLDLAVKLVDEQKLGKGAVPDLLAVSLSATDYVGHATGTEGAEMCIQLTQLDLALGDFFASLDKRGIDYAVVLTADHGGFDIPERLHEQALETSARVGPDVSAEALSAALGRKYGLEPKNLILSDGPSGDYWLRKDLDVGLKGKLLDDAARLLMTSPYVEAVLPAAQIAATPMPGGSPETWTLAQRARASYNPLHSGDFVVMLKRGVVAIPTPRAGYVATHGSPWDYDRRVPILFWRKGMTGFEQPSAVETVDIAPSLAALVGLKIPQGAFDGRCLDLDGGAANTCGAGK from the coding sequence ATGGCGCAGGAGGCGGCAAAGCCCGCCGTTAGCCAGCAGGTTCCCACAGGGGCGCCGCGCCTGTTGGTGGCCATTTCGATCGATCAGTTTTCGGCCGATATCTTTGCGCAGTATCGCCAACGCTTTACCGGAGGCCTTGCGCGATTGACGCAAGGGGCAGTTTTTCCGGCGGGGTATCAAAGCCATGCGGCCACCGAAACCTGCCCCGGCCATTCGACAATCCTGACGGGCAATCGCCCGGCGCATACCGGCATCATCGCCAATTCGTGGATCGACCAGTCCGTCGCAGTCGGGCCGAAGGTGGTTTATTGCGCTGAAGACGTGGCCAAGCGCACCGCCGGTTCGCGCGATTATGTGGCATCGCCCGTGCATCTGCTGGTGCCGACGCTGGGCGAATGGATGAAGCAGGCCAACCCGGCGGCGCGCAACATTGCCGTTTCGGGCAAGGATCGCGGCGCGCTGATGATGGGCGGGCACGATATCGATCAGGTTTATTGGTGGAAGGGCAAGGGCTTTACCACGCTGGCCGGCCGCGAAATCGGGCCGATGGCCGTGGCGCAGAATGCCGAGATCACGCGCGTTCTGACCAAGGGCGCGGGTGAATTTCCACTGCCGGCCTATTGCGGACGCGCCGACCGCGCGGTGAAGGCGGGCGATGTCTCCGTTGGCAACGGCCACTTTGCGCTGAAGGCAGGTGATGCCGATAGCTTCCGCACCTCTCCCCGGCTTGATCGGGCGACGCTGGATCTGGCGGTAAAGCTGGTGGACGAACAAAAGCTGGGCAAGGGTGCGGTGCCCGATCTTCTGGCGGTCAGCCTTTCGGCCACCGATTACGTCGGACACGCCACCGGCACCGAAGGCGCGGAAATGTGCATCCAGTTGACACAGCTTGATCTTGCGCTGGGCGACTTCTTTGCCAGCTTGGACAAGCGCGGCATCGATTATGCTGTGGTGCTGACCGCCGATCATGGCGGGTTCGACATTCCTGAACGCCTGCACGAACAGGCGCTGGAAACCAGCGCGCGGGTTGGCCCGGATGTGTCGGCAGAAGCGCTGTCGGCAGCGCTGGGCAGGAAATACGGGCTGGAACCGAAGAACCTGATCCTGTCGGACGGCCCTTCGGGCGACTACTGGCTGCGCAAGGATCTGGATGTGGGCCTTAAGGGCAAGCTTCTTGATGATGCCGCGCGTCTGCTGATGACCAGCCCTTATGTCGAGGCGGTTCTGCCCGCCGCGCAGATTGCCGCAACGCCGATGCCGGGCGGTTCGCCCGAAACGTGGACGCTGGCCCAGCGCGCGCGTGCTTCGTACAACCCGCTGCATTCAGGCGATTTTGTGGTCATGCTGAAGCGCGGCGTGGTGGCCATTCCCACCCCGCGCGCAGGCTATGTCGCCACGCATGGTAGCCCGTGGGACTATGACCGCCGCGTGCCGATCCTGTTCTGGCGCAAGGGGATGACCGGTTTTGAACAGCCCAGCGCTGTTGAAACGGTGGACATCGCCCCCAGCCTTGCGGCATTGGTCGGACTGAAGATCCCGCAAGGTGCATTCGACGGTCGCTGTCTCGATCTGGACGGCGGCGCTGCAAATACGTGTGGAGCCGGGAAATGA